Proteins found in one Eretmochelys imbricata isolate rEreImb1 chromosome 9, rEreImb1.hap1, whole genome shotgun sequence genomic segment:
- the LOC144269752 gene encoding cis-aconitate decarboxylase-like produces the protein MGPYVLTLWILSRNLADPCLFLPIPTVLESSAAEETVTSSFASFIHGVRPEHLSEVVRHRSKRMILDSIGVGLVGSTTRVFNIALRYCQQLYASNAVSSVYGRKGLKLSPALAAFTNGVAAHSMDFDDTWHPATHPSGAVLPALLAASQMLPPSSKPNGLDFLLAFNVGIEVQGRLMRFSTEAHNIPKRFHPPSVVGTMGSAAATAKLLSLNVTQCAHALAIAASLAGAPMANAATQAKPLHIGNATRLGLEAALLAARGMEASPLILDDIPGCSGFSAFYGDYQPKLLPLPANSHEFLLEKQDVAFKRFPAHLGMHWIVDAAASVRNLLINYSGSFSPSLIRAILLRIPVSKYINRPFPESEHQARHSFQFNACTALLDGEVGLNSFTDGCLHRQELTELLDKVLVEHPEDNVANFDKMYGEVALVLENGDVLTGRCDTFYGHWRKPLSRESLLKKFQSNVSHVLPEDKVNSIITTVDNLENLPDSSQLASSL, from the exons atggggccctacgTATTAACCCTTTGGATCCTGTCCCGCAACTTGGCTGATCCTTGCCTCTTTCTACCTATCCCCACAGTGCTGGAGAGTAGTGCTGCAGAGGAGACTGTGACCAGCAGCTTTGCATCCTTCATCCATGGAGTCCGGCCAGAGCATCTGTCTGAAGTTGTTCGTCACCGGAGCAAGAGGATGATCCTTGACAGCATTGGGGTTGGCCTCGTGGGCAGCACAACTCGTGTGTTCAATATTGCCCTGCGGTATTGTCAG CAGCTGTATGCTTCAAATGCCGTTAGCTCTGTCTAtggcaggaaagggttaaagctgtcccctgccctggctgccttcACTAATGGAGTTGCG gctcaCTCTATggactttgatgacacctggcacCCTGCCACTCACCCCTCAGGGGCTGTGCTGCCCGCTCTTCTAGCAGCTTCACAGATGCTACCTCCAAGCTCCAAACCCAATGGCCTGGACTTCTTGCTAGCGTTCAATGTGGGCATTGAGGTGCAAGGAAGGCTTATGCGTTTCTCCACGGAGGCTCACAATATTCCTAAGAG GTTCCATCCTCCCTCTGTGGTGGGCACCATGGGCAGCGCAGCCGCCACAGCAAAGCTCCTCTCTCTGAATGTGACCCAGTGTGCTCATGCCTTAGCAATTGCTGCCTCCCTAGCAGGAGCACCCAtggcaaatgcagccacccaagcCAAGCCCCTGCATATCGGCAATGCCACCCGCCTGGGGTTGGAAGCGGCACTTCTGGCTGCTCGGGGGATGGAGGCCAGCCCCCTCATCCTGGATGACATCCCCGGGTGTTCTGGATTCAGTGCGTTCTATGGTGACTATCAGCCCAAACTGCTGCCCCTGCCAGCAAACAGCCACGAGTTCCTCTTGGAGAAGCAAGACGTCGCTTTCAAACGTTTCCCAGCCCACCTAGGGATGCACTGGATTGTGGATGCTGCCGCGTCAGTCAGAAACTTGCTCATCAACTATTCcggctccttctctccctctctgatccGTGCCATTCTACTGAGGATCCCGGTGTCCAAGTACATCAACAGGCCCTTCCCAGAGTCTGAGCACCAGGCTCGACACTCCTTCCAGTTCAATGCCTGCACTGCCCTGCTGGATGGCGAGGTGGGCCTCAACTCCTTCACTGATGGCTGCCTCCATCGGCAGGAGCTGACAGAGCTGCTGGACAAGGTGCTGGTGGAGCACCCTGAAGACAACGTAGCCAACTTCGACAAGATGTATGGGGAGGTAGCACTGGTCCTGGAGAATGGAGATGTGCTGACAGGCAGATGTGACACTTTCTATGGGCACTGGAGGAAGCCCCTAAGCAGAGAATCGCTCCTGAAGAAATTCCAATCCAATGTGTCTCACGTGCTCCCAGAGGACAAGGTGAACAGCATCATCACGACAGTGGACAACCTGGAGAACCTGCCAGACAGCTCCCAGCTGGCCTCCAGCCTTTAA